TTCGACAAGATCCCTTTTTCGGCTATTTGCTGGTAAACTTCCACAATGGGAAGAGTGAGTGGAGTGTAGTTGGTGAACTTCCCGATCCGGGGAAATGATCTGTGTACCTTGGTCGGCCCTGCTTCCCTGGCTTGTTCTTTGTGTCTTTCCCCGTTACCCTGTTGCCTTGGTTGATTGTAGCCGGAGTGCCGTTTATTGGCGGCCATGACCTGGCTGACTTCTTCGTCATTTATGTATTCCTTAGCCACCGTTTGGATCTCGTGCATCGTCCAAACCGGTTTCGTGGTAAGGTGCTTTCGAAAGTCCTCGTTCAGGAGGCCGTTCGTCAGGCAAAGGCTGGCCACCGAGTCGGTTAGGCCGTCGATTTCCAAGAATTTGACGTTAAAGCGATCCAGGTACTTTCTAGTCGGCTCCCCGGGTCTCTGGGTTATCCCGAGCAGATTGATCGGGTGTTTTGCCTTTGCTATCCGCGTCGTGAACTGAGCCAAGAAGGCACGGCTGATGTCCGAAAATCCGTAGATTGATCCCTGCGAGAGGCCGTTAAACCACCGGATCGCTGGCTCGGCTAGGGTGACTGGGAAGGCCCGGCACCTCACTTCGTCCCCTACTCCCTCCAGATTCATTCTAGCCTCGAAAGCCGTGGGGTGTTCCAGAGGGTCTTGAGTTCTatcgtacctcatgtccgtCGGTTTGTCGAAGTGCTTCGGCAACCGGACCTCAAGGATGGACCGATGGAACGGGGTGGCGCCCATTATCACGGGTTGCCGCATCCTCACAGGCCTTCCTTCCCCGCCTTCTCGATCTCGTCCGGTGTGGTACGTTTCCTTACCTCGGGAGTAGATAATTGTGTCGTTTCATCTCCTCGGGATGGGAGAGTCTTCTCGGGTGCTTTCCGCTTCCGTTCTGGAAGCGGAGGCGTGCCGGGGGTAGCTTTGGCAGGAATCCCTCTCCCGGCTCTCCTGGGATGGGGAGTAAGTAGGATCGGTGGTCCGCCGATCGTGCTCCTGATCAACTAGTTATCATTCCAGATTCTGGACTCTGTGGcgtagctcctgcattattCGGGCGCTGTCACCGCCAGTTCCTCCGAAAGGTCGCGTCTCTCGCGTCCTTGTTCGCTGTCCAATTTGTTGCCGGGGAGACCTTCACCGTCCTCCCGGTGATGCGACAGAGGCTGCTGCCTCTGCCCCGGCTGCTCGGCCTTGGTCTCCAAGGCCCGACACAACTTCCATAACGTCCCCAcggacggcgccaatgttcggtaGGGCAGTTACTAGACAATTCGGGTGGATGCTTGGGGGAGTGAGAACGCTTCAATCGTGGTCGTACTGGGCTCGGATCTGCCGGGTAGCCGAGCTCTTGTTGAGGAAAGAgagggggtgccacctgcaaagacactccgacgctctagtcagctAGTGTGCAGGCGGGaaataggttaggtggaaagtgtgacgtaccttgggggagggTAGGGCCCTTCCCCTATATACCATGTCAGGTGTGGGCCCCAAGAGAGTAGAACCCAGCTTCTTCAAAGCTTCTTTGCACAGCTGTGGCGGCCAGCTGTCCCGAACGGATGCGCGGGTCGGACAGGTTCGGGTCACCTGACCGTTGAGGTCGGGTGGTGCTTGGGTCAGATAGGTCcaagtttaataaaaataatttaaaaattttaataaattttaaattcaaagtatcatttaatttaattacttttagaaaaaataattttttttaaataaaataataaattatgaataactcattatttaatttttaaaaatcctgAATATTACATCTTATttcatttataaaaattttcgttcTCAAAAAttgatacaataaaataaattcaaaatctatgAAATAGAAATCAGATTcacgagaaaaataaaattattgtcaaggatgaatacacaaaaatattcgAGTGAACAGATAGGATCAGATAGAAAAAGAGTCAAAACAAAACTCTTTTCAAAAaagatttcaaaataaaaactttcaaaaaaaaGTACTACAAATGGTTTATCTTATCGAAAcaagttcgaaaattttatCGATGGATTATATCATTCATGTAGAGGAACACAAAGTTAAGAGTTGTAAGCTGAGCAGCAAGCGCATAAGTTTCAGAATGTGAAGCAGAAGAATCAATTACATAATTAGCTTGCTATGAATCGTAACTCTTAAGGTTTTAAATCTCTCAAGAATTAAGGATTATCCATTGAATCAGAATAAATTCATGGTCAAATTGAAAGGTACAGAATTATGAAGAAGTGTACAAGTAATGA
This sequence is a window from Arachis duranensis cultivar V14167 chromosome 2, aradu.V14167.gnm2.J7QH, whole genome shotgun sequence. Protein-coding genes within it:
- the LOC107475395 gene encoding uncharacterized protein LOC107475395 yields the protein MGATPFHRSILEVRLPKHFDKPTDMRYDRTQDPLEHPTAFEARMNLEGVGDEVRCRAFPVTLAEPAIRWFNGLSQGSIYGFSDISRAFLAQFTTRIAKAKHPINLLGITQRPGEPTRKYLDRFNVKFLEIDGLTDSVASLCLTNGLLNEDFRKHLTTKPVWTMHEIQTVAKEYINDEEVSQVMAANKRHSGYNQPRQQGNGERHKEQAREAGPTKVHRSFPRIGKFTNYTPLTLPIVEVYQQIAEKGILSKPRPLKDRTGGNKSLYCDYHKGYGHQTQGCFDLRDALEQAIKDGKLSEFSHLIREPRRRQRDQDSEEAKTRAAKRRQEAEDKDHGLTVINVVTAENSAPRSKSAHKKDAKVLAISSAPTRSSKRPHASPLAPKTNGSTRRPITHLWSLRPGWEPASSKGSLST